The Mobula birostris isolate sMobBir1 chromosome 6, sMobBir1.hap1, whole genome shotgun sequence genome has a window encoding:
- the LOC140199809 gene encoding uncharacterized protein isoform X3, with the protein MAGKHGAEQPQVRPPENWRLGNVVPLLKKGTKENAGNYRQNTGETGDAFYTTMVAPALRQHIEHLKCHLNDLQDANDSTINELTKADEEISQLRHEIAELKAKHAEELQLVKRESNYFKNKNTVKYNTADLLEQIQQLRNESRKLREMNHTLDEENHQLKEILWDLKQQNKWLPKEQFKGKMLSSEITIKENRTISGTKGQMCAKESETIIQKMSSLPSCLHCISSPSQISFEYFNIEDKISPIKSNENKMISDQRLKSCDDGFRERSTSSCSLASIDSDNTEALLASCNDVTNGQLINSNIHQNSGIMLDLDGLSEDDTSLPNQNNPHQQFQIAHCSCSNLCQPITSPSDFRSSCLNRNKTSRSLVDKAALPRRPFAPRSIADLSIGHLVKFSQPAGKIGKGVIKYLGHLPGRQEAYIGVELEGTEVGQHNGTFEGVRYFMCKKNKGVFVNFSKVIMAWD; encoded by the exons ccacaggtgaggccCCCGGAGAACTGGCGACTGGGTAATGTTGTACCTCTACTTAAGAAGGGAACAAAGGAAAATGCTGGGAACTATAGACAG AACACTGGAGAGACTGGAGATGCGTTTTACACTACAATGGTGGCACCTGCGCTGAGGCAACATATAG AGCACCTTAAATGTCATCTCAATGATCTCCAAGATGCCAATGACAGCACGATCAATGAACTCACCAAAGCTGATGAGGAAATCTCCCAACTCAGGCATGAGATAGCTGAACTAAAAGCAAAACATGCAGAAGAGCTGCAGCTGGTCAAGCGAGAGAGCAACTATTTCAAAAATAAG AACACTGTAAAGTACAATACAGCTGACTTGCTGGAACAAATCCAACAACTAAGGAATGAGTCTCGGAAACTCAGGGAAATGAACCACACACTTGATGAAGAAAACCATCAACTTAAAGAAATCCTGTGGGACCTTAAACAGCAAAACAAATGGTTACCAAAAGAACAATTCAAAGGAAAGATGTTGAGCTCAGAAATCACAATAAAAG AGAACAGGACAATTTCAGGCACAAAGGGACAAATGTGTGCGAAAGAAAGTGAGACCATAATTCAGAAAATGTCTTCCCTACCTTCCTGCTTGCATTGCATCTCCTCACCTTCACAAATCAG CTTTGAATATTTCAATATTGAAGACAAAATTAGTCCAATCAAATCAAATGAGAATAAAATGATTTCAGATCAGCGGCTTAAATCCTGTGATG ATGGATTCAGAGAGAGATCCACCAGCAGTTGTTCTTTAGCTTCAATCGACAGCGACAACACGGAAGCTCTACTTGCATCATGCAACGATGTGACCAATGGTCAGCTTATTAATTCAAACATTCATCAAAATTCAG GTATTATGTTGGATTTGGATGGGTTGAGTGAAGATGACACATCACTTCCAAACCAAAATAACCCTCACCAACAATTCCAAATCGCACACTGCTCCTGTTCGAATCTCTGTCAACCAATAACTTCACCTTCTGATTTTCGCagcagctgcctcaacagaaataAAACATCAAG GTCCTTGGTCGACAAAGCTGCATTGCCACGACGTCCCTTTGCTCCCCGGAGCATTGCAGATCTGAGCATCGGGCATCTCGTTAAATTCTCCCAGCCTGCAGGAAAGATTGGTAAAGGTGTGATCAAATACTTGGGACACCTTCCTGGCAGGCAGGAAGCATATATAGGTGTAGAACTGGAAGGCACCGAAGTTGGCCAACATAATGGCACCTTTGAAGGAGTTCGTTATTTCATGTG
- the LOC140199809 gene encoding uncharacterized protein isoform X1 → MAGKHGAEQPQVRPPENWRLGNVVPLLKKGTKENAGNYRQNTGETGDAFYTTMVAPALRQHIEHLKCHLNDLQDANDSTINELTKADEEISQLRHEIAELKAKHAEELQLVKRESNYFKNKFNKLCSAASQNTVKYNTADLLEQIQQLRNESRKLREMNHTLDEENHQLKEILWDLKQQNKWLPKEQFKGKMLSSEITIKENRTISGTKGQMCAKESETIIQKMSSLPSCLHCISSPSQISFEYFNIEDKISPIKSNENKMISDQRLKSCDDGFRERSTSSCSLASIDSDNTEALLASCNDVTNGQLINSNIHQNSGIMLDLDGLSEDDTSLPNQNNPHQQFQIAHCSCSNLCQPITSPSDFRSSCLNRNKTSRSLVDKAALPRRPFAPRSIADLSIGHLVKFSQPAGKIGKGVIKYLGHLPGRQEAYIGVELEGTEVGQHNGTFEGVRYFMCKKNKGVFVNFSKVIMAWD, encoded by the exons ccacaggtgaggccCCCGGAGAACTGGCGACTGGGTAATGTTGTACCTCTACTTAAGAAGGGAACAAAGGAAAATGCTGGGAACTATAGACAG AACACTGGAGAGACTGGAGATGCGTTTTACACTACAATGGTGGCACCTGCGCTGAGGCAACATATAG AGCACCTTAAATGTCATCTCAATGATCTCCAAGATGCCAATGACAGCACGATCAATGAACTCACCAAAGCTGATGAGGAAATCTCCCAACTCAGGCATGAGATAGCTGAACTAAAAGCAAAACATGCAGAAGAGCTGCAGCTGGTCAAGCGAGAGAGCAACTATTTCAAAAATAAG TTTAACAAATTGTGTTCTGCTGCATCCCAGAACACTGTAAAGTACAATACAGCTGACTTGCTGGAACAAATCCAACAACTAAGGAATGAGTCTCGGAAACTCAGGGAAATGAACCACACACTTGATGAAGAAAACCATCAACTTAAAGAAATCCTGTGGGACCTTAAACAGCAAAACAAATGGTTACCAAAAGAACAATTCAAAGGAAAGATGTTGAGCTCAGAAATCACAATAAAAG AGAACAGGACAATTTCAGGCACAAAGGGACAAATGTGTGCGAAAGAAAGTGAGACCATAATTCAGAAAATGTCTTCCCTACCTTCCTGCTTGCATTGCATCTCCTCACCTTCACAAATCAG CTTTGAATATTTCAATATTGAAGACAAAATTAGTCCAATCAAATCAAATGAGAATAAAATGATTTCAGATCAGCGGCTTAAATCCTGTGATG ATGGATTCAGAGAGAGATCCACCAGCAGTTGTTCTTTAGCTTCAATCGACAGCGACAACACGGAAGCTCTACTTGCATCATGCAACGATGTGACCAATGGTCAGCTTATTAATTCAAACATTCATCAAAATTCAG GTATTATGTTGGATTTGGATGGGTTGAGTGAAGATGACACATCACTTCCAAACCAAAATAACCCTCACCAACAATTCCAAATCGCACACTGCTCCTGTTCGAATCTCTGTCAACCAATAACTTCACCTTCTGATTTTCGCagcagctgcctcaacagaaataAAACATCAAG GTCCTTGGTCGACAAAGCTGCATTGCCACGACGTCCCTTTGCTCCCCGGAGCATTGCAGATCTGAGCATCGGGCATCTCGTTAAATTCTCCCAGCCTGCAGGAAAGATTGGTAAAGGTGTGATCAAATACTTGGGACACCTTCCTGGCAGGCAGGAAGCATATATAGGTGTAGAACTGGAAGGCACCGAAGTTGGCCAACATAATGGCACCTTTGAAGGAGTTCGTTATTTCATGTG
- the LOC140199809 gene encoding uncharacterized protein isoform X2: protein MKPQVRPPENWRLGNVVPLLKKGTKENAGNYRQNTGETGDAFYTTMVAPALRQHIEHLKCHLNDLQDANDSTINELTKADEEISQLRHEIAELKAKHAEELQLVKRESNYFKNKFNKLCSAASQNTVKYNTADLLEQIQQLRNESRKLREMNHTLDEENHQLKEILWDLKQQNKWLPKEQFKGKMLSSEITIKENRTISGTKGQMCAKESETIIQKMSSLPSCLHCISSPSQISFEYFNIEDKISPIKSNENKMISDQRLKSCDDGFRERSTSSCSLASIDSDNTEALLASCNDVTNGQLINSNIHQNSGIMLDLDGLSEDDTSLPNQNNPHQQFQIAHCSCSNLCQPITSPSDFRSSCLNRNKTSRSLVDKAALPRRPFAPRSIADLSIGHLVKFSQPAGKIGKGVIKYLGHLPGRQEAYIGVELEGTEVGQHNGTFEGVRYFMCKKNKGVFVNFSKVIMAWD from the exons ccacaggtgaggccCCCGGAGAACTGGCGACTGGGTAATGTTGTACCTCTACTTAAGAAGGGAACAAAGGAAAATGCTGGGAACTATAGACAG AACACTGGAGAGACTGGAGATGCGTTTTACACTACAATGGTGGCACCTGCGCTGAGGCAACATATAG AGCACCTTAAATGTCATCTCAATGATCTCCAAGATGCCAATGACAGCACGATCAATGAACTCACCAAAGCTGATGAGGAAATCTCCCAACTCAGGCATGAGATAGCTGAACTAAAAGCAAAACATGCAGAAGAGCTGCAGCTGGTCAAGCGAGAGAGCAACTATTTCAAAAATAAG TTTAACAAATTGTGTTCTGCTGCATCCCAGAACACTGTAAAGTACAATACAGCTGACTTGCTGGAACAAATCCAACAACTAAGGAATGAGTCTCGGAAACTCAGGGAAATGAACCACACACTTGATGAAGAAAACCATCAACTTAAAGAAATCCTGTGGGACCTTAAACAGCAAAACAAATGGTTACCAAAAGAACAATTCAAAGGAAAGATGTTGAGCTCAGAAATCACAATAAAAG AGAACAGGACAATTTCAGGCACAAAGGGACAAATGTGTGCGAAAGAAAGTGAGACCATAATTCAGAAAATGTCTTCCCTACCTTCCTGCTTGCATTGCATCTCCTCACCTTCACAAATCAG CTTTGAATATTTCAATATTGAAGACAAAATTAGTCCAATCAAATCAAATGAGAATAAAATGATTTCAGATCAGCGGCTTAAATCCTGTGATG ATGGATTCAGAGAGAGATCCACCAGCAGTTGTTCTTTAGCTTCAATCGACAGCGACAACACGGAAGCTCTACTTGCATCATGCAACGATGTGACCAATGGTCAGCTTATTAATTCAAACATTCATCAAAATTCAG GTATTATGTTGGATTTGGATGGGTTGAGTGAAGATGACACATCACTTCCAAACCAAAATAACCCTCACCAACAATTCCAAATCGCACACTGCTCCTGTTCGAATCTCTGTCAACCAATAACTTCACCTTCTGATTTTCGCagcagctgcctcaacagaaataAAACATCAAG GTCCTTGGTCGACAAAGCTGCATTGCCACGACGTCCCTTTGCTCCCCGGAGCATTGCAGATCTGAGCATCGGGCATCTCGTTAAATTCTCCCAGCCTGCAGGAAAGATTGGTAAAGGTGTGATCAAATACTTGGGACACCTTCCTGGCAGGCAGGAAGCATATATAGGTGTAGAACTGGAAGGCACCGAAGTTGGCCAACATAATGGCACCTTTGAAGGAGTTCGTTATTTCATGTG